The proteins below come from a single Chitinophaga pinensis DSM 2588 genomic window:
- a CDS encoding pirin family protein: MQKTVNKVVNNHPINGSQSDYYFYSPLPYQDGKATDPFLLLHHHGPMTLPPDNSGMPFGPHPHRGFETVTWIISGHVVHKDSHGYHSRIDEGGIQWMSAARGLIHNEYVENSFKEEGGDLELLQLWINLPAKLKMTPAKYTGLQQQDIPVVKTDDDKVQVVVAGGTFNGHKGAISSLTGINASLIKMQAGSKTDIQVAKGRNVLFYVLKGDLTVNGKTAGDRALVLFDNDGDEISVTAGTDAIILYCDGEPLNEPVAWHGPYVMNTQTEIMEAMRDERMGKFGFYID; encoded by the coding sequence ATGCAAAAGACAGTAAACAAGGTTGTAAACAACCACCCGATAAACGGCTCTCAGAGCGATTATTACTTTTACAGTCCTTTGCCCTATCAGGACGGTAAGGCAACGGACCCATTCCTGTTATTACACCACCACGGCCCGATGACACTACCTCCCGACAACAGTGGTATGCCATTCGGACCGCATCCTCACAGAGGATTTGAAACAGTGACCTGGATCATCAGCGGACACGTGGTGCACAAAGATTCTCACGGTTATCATAGCAGGATCGACGAAGGCGGTATACAATGGATGTCTGCCGCAAGGGGACTTATCCACAATGAATATGTAGAAAATTCTTTCAAAGAAGAAGGCGGTGATCTGGAACTCTTGCAACTGTGGATCAATCTCCCTGCAAAGCTGAAAATGACGCCGGCCAAGTATACAGGCTTGCAGCAACAGGATATTCCTGTTGTGAAAACAGATGATGATAAGGTGCAGGTAGTGGTTGCCGGGGGTACCTTTAACGGCCATAAAGGAGCGATCAGTTCACTGACAGGGATCAATGCATCACTGATAAAGATGCAGGCTGGCAGTAAGACCGATATCCAGGTAGCAAAGGGTAGAAACGTGTTGTTTTATGTGTTGAAAGGAGATCTGACAGTGAATGGTAAAACAGCAGGCGACAGGGCATTAGTGCTGTTTGATAATGATGGCGATGAAATCAGTGTCACAGCAGGTACAGATGCGATCATATTGTATTGTGATGGTGAACCGCTGAATGAGCCGGTGGCATGGCACGGACCGTATGTAATGAATACACAGACGGAAATTATGGAAGCCATGCGCGATGAAAGAATGGGAAAATTTGGGTTCTATATTGACTAA
- a CDS encoding KUP/HAK/KT family potassium transporter, with product MRKDINRISLAGLVVALGIIYGDIGTSPLYVFKAIVGNNPVSDLLVIGGISCIIWTLTLQTTIKYVILTLRADNKGEGGIFSLYALVRRHARWAVIFGMIGGAALLADGIITPPITVTSAIEGLRTLEVFKDLSQWAIVKIVLTIITLLFVVQQFGTVSIGKLFGPIMVIWFSMLGVLGLSHIVDDVSVFKAFSPHYAIKLLTTYPRGFMILGAVFLCTTGAEALYSDLGHCGKGNIRISWTFVKACLILNYLGQGAWLLTQKGQIIPKDTNPFFAIMPEWFVIFGVLIATLASIIASQALISGSFTLISEAMRLNLWPKLKINYPTEMRGQLYIPGINTMLFVGCVAIVLIFKESSAMEAAYGLSITICMLMTSCLFAFYLYTRRVRLSLILIYLVIYFTLEFSFLFANLVKFMHGGYVTVIVAGVLFLIMMVWYKSRKIKNRYVEFVRLEDHLPVIQELSNDSTIPKYATHLVYMSSADNPKEIEHKIIYSILNKKPKRADIYWFVHVDVVDEPYLSEYSVQTIIPNEVIRVEFRLGFKVEQRINLMFRMVVEDMVRNKEVNITSRYESLSKNNVVGDFQFIVMEKFLSHDNDLPLYERLVMRMYFFLKKISLSEERGFGLDSSYVTIEKYPLVVAPVTNLQLRRIIHS from the coding sequence GTGAGAAAAGACATTAACAGGATTAGCCTGGCCGGTTTAGTAGTAGCTTTAGGTATTATTTACGGTGACATTGGAACCTCTCCGTTATACGTTTTCAAGGCCATTGTAGGCAATAATCCCGTAAGCGATCTCCTGGTTATCGGTGGTATATCCTGTATCATCTGGACCCTGACTTTACAAACAACCATCAAGTACGTAATCCTGACCCTCAGGGCCGATAACAAAGGCGAAGGCGGGATTTTCTCCTTATATGCGTTGGTCAGAAGGCATGCCAGATGGGCAGTCATATTCGGGATGATCGGAGGAGCCGCATTGCTCGCAGACGGTATCATTACCCCACCTATCACTGTTACATCTGCTATTGAAGGTTTACGTACCCTGGAGGTATTTAAAGACCTCAGCCAGTGGGCTATCGTCAAAATCGTACTGACTATTATTACCTTATTGTTCGTCGTTCAACAGTTTGGTACGGTGTCCATCGGTAAATTATTCGGCCCTATCATGGTGATCTGGTTCTCCATGCTGGGTGTGCTCGGACTGTCACACATCGTAGACGACGTATCCGTATTTAAGGCTTTCAGCCCGCATTACGCTATTAAACTGCTGACGACCTATCCCCGTGGATTTATGATATTAGGCGCCGTATTCCTGTGTACGACAGGGGCGGAAGCGCTCTATTCCGACCTCGGCCACTGTGGAAAGGGCAACATACGCATCTCCTGGACCTTCGTAAAAGCCTGCCTGATCCTGAACTATCTCGGACAAGGCGCATGGCTGCTTACGCAGAAAGGTCAGATCATTCCAAAAGATACCAACCCCTTCTTTGCCATCATGCCGGAATGGTTTGTCATCTTTGGTGTATTGATTGCCACCCTGGCCTCCATTATTGCCAGTCAGGCCTTGATATCGGGGTCGTTTACCCTCATTTCAGAGGCGATGCGACTCAACCTCTGGCCTAAGTTAAAGATCAACTATCCGACAGAAATGCGCGGACAACTCTATATCCCTGGTATCAATACCATGCTGTTTGTAGGGTGTGTGGCTATCGTACTGATCTTTAAAGAATCCAGCGCCATGGAAGCGGCTTATGGTCTCTCCATCACTATCTGTATGCTGATGACCTCCTGTCTCTTCGCTTTCTATCTTTATACACGAAGGGTTAGATTAAGCCTTATCCTGATCTACCTGGTGATCTATTTTACGCTTGAATTCTCCTTCCTTTTTGCAAACCTGGTGAAATTCATGCACGGTGGTTATGTGACCGTTATCGTGGCCGGAGTACTCTTCCTGATCATGATGGTATGGTACAAGTCCCGTAAGATCAAAAACCGTTACGTAGAGTTTGTCAGACTTGAAGATCACCTGCCGGTGATCCAGGAGCTGAGCAATGACAGCACCATCCCTAAATATGCCACTCACCTGGTGTATATGAGCAGTGCCGACAATCCGAAGGAAATTGAACATAAGATCATCTACTCGATTCTGAATAAAAAGCCGAAGAGAGCAGATATCTACTGGTTTGTGCATGTGGATGTAGTGGACGAACCTTATCTGAGTGAATACTCTGTACAGACCATCATTCCAAATGAGGTGATCAGGGTGGAATTCAGATTGGGTTTCAAAGTGGAGCAGCGTATCAACCTCATGTTCCGTATGGTAGTGGAAGACATGGTGCGTAACAAGGAGGTGAACATCACCAGCCGTTACGAATCACTAAGTAAAAACAATGTGGTGGGAGACTTCCAGTTTATTGTCATGGAGAAATTCCTGTCACACGACAACGACCTGCCATTGTACGAGCGACTGGTCATGCGTATGTATTTCTTCCTGAAGAAGATCAGTTTGTCAGAGGAGCGTGGTTTCGGACTGGATTCCAGTTATGTGACCATCGAAAAGTATCCGCTGGTAGTGGCGCCTGTCACGAACCTGCAATTGCGACGAATCATACATTCTTAA
- a CDS encoding OmpA family protein gives MASKKYLLLAGAMSLLAASSSFAQVTPVYDALDSTKVPASRQAQQNNFSNHQYDFPAKPRDMWELGFHGGLHLINGTIPARPGFGGGVSLRKSLGHTFSIRGEYTGSFDKGMDYRLRPAIYNNSTAWGTTAAANGGNIVANYKTATHQLSLDMIASLSNILFYKAQPKLNWYVFAGYSLGLIDVDVDALNGNAAYDFSGINFNAPRKDIKDQLKNLFDGDYEQNAPSQGNRGNIGRRDDNALLRHGADFGTGVAFRVSKRFNIGIEEKYTLYFDDYLDGYSSPYSNHKDAFSYTSVRLNFNLGNSSKRVEPLWWVNPLNYAYNELSAPRHMKLPTPVLPDADGDGVTDQFDREPNTPAGAPVDVHGVAKDTDGDGVPDYKDKQLVTPTYCQPVDADGVGKCPDPECCKNIAPVANCATLVLPSVSFKGSSTKVASDNEAILASVAATLKGAPSCNILVTGHAGAKGKKGGVDLSSRRVDAVIDYLADKQGIDRGRFIKQNTPGESSTVDLAPAN, from the coding sequence ATGGCAAGCAAAAAGTACTTATTACTGGCAGGCGCTATGAGTCTCCTAGCGGCGTCCTCCAGTTTTGCACAAGTTACCCCTGTTTATGATGCCCTGGATTCAACCAAAGTTCCAGCATCCAGACAGGCGCAACAGAACAATTTCTCTAACCACCAGTATGACTTCCCTGCTAAACCACGTGATATGTGGGAATTAGGTTTCCACGGTGGTCTGCACCTGATCAACGGTACTATCCCGGCCAGACCAGGTTTCGGTGGTGGTGTTTCCCTGAGAAAATCACTGGGTCATACTTTCTCCATCAGAGGTGAATACACTGGTTCCTTTGATAAAGGTATGGATTACAGATTAAGACCTGCAATCTACAACAACAGCACTGCATGGGGTACTACAGCAGCAGCAAACGGTGGTAACATCGTAGCTAACTACAAAACTGCTACTCACCAGTTGTCCCTGGATATGATCGCTTCCCTGAGCAACATCCTGTTCTACAAAGCACAGCCAAAACTTAACTGGTACGTGTTTGCAGGTTATAGCCTGGGTCTGATCGACGTTGACGTTGATGCGTTAAACGGTAATGCAGCTTACGATTTCTCTGGTATCAACTTCAATGCTCCTCGTAAGGACATTAAAGACCAGCTGAAAAACCTGTTTGACGGAGATTACGAGCAGAACGCTCCATCTCAGGGTAACAGAGGTAACATCGGTCGTAGAGATGACAACGCCCTGCTTCGTCATGGTGCTGACTTCGGTACTGGTGTAGCTTTCAGAGTTTCTAAACGTTTCAACATCGGTATTGAAGAGAAATATACTTTATACTTTGATGATTATCTGGATGGTTATTCCAGCCCATATAGCAACCACAAAGATGCGTTCAGCTATACCAGCGTTCGTCTGAACTTCAACCTGGGTAACTCTTCTAAACGCGTTGAGCCATTATGGTGGGTAAATCCGCTGAATTACGCTTACAACGAACTGAGCGCTCCTCGTCACATGAAGCTGCCTACTCCGGTACTGCCTGATGCTGATGGTGATGGTGTTACTGATCAGTTCGATCGTGAACCAAACACTCCAGCTGGTGCTCCAGTTGATGTTCACGGTGTAGCTAAAGATACAGATGGTGATGGTGTTCCTGACTACAAAGACAAACAGCTGGTAACTCCAACTTATTGCCAGCCAGTTGATGCTGATGGTGTTGGTAAATGCCCAGATCCTGAGTGCTGCAAGAACATTGCTCCAGTAGCAAATTGCGCTACCCTGGTTCTGCCTAGCGTAAGCTTCAAAGGTAGCTCTACTAAAGTTGCATCTGACAACGAAGCTATCCTGGCTAGCGTTGCTGCAACCCTGAAAGGTGCTCCATCTTGCAACATCCTGGTTACCGGTCACGCAGGTGCTAAAGGTAAAAAAGGTGGTGTTGACCTGAGCAGCAGAAGAGTTGACGCAGTTATCGACTACCTGGCTGATAAGCAAGGTATCGATCGCGGTCGCTTCATCAAACAAAACACTCCTGGTGAGTCTTCTACTGTTGATTTAGCTCCAGCTAACTAA
- a CDS encoding polyprenyl synthetase family protein — protein sequence MDEIKHLISKELQDFESKFSDAVKSHVPLLDRIMHYIVKRKGKQIRPMFVLLSAKLFNNNIQESTYRAAALVELLHTATLVHDDVVDDANERRGFFSINALWKNKIAVLVGDYLLSKGLLLSVDNNEFRSLKILSEAVKEMSEGELLQIEKTRKLNIKEDIYFEIIRRKTASLLASACAAGAWSTTNDDETTEKMRLFGEKVGVAFQIKDDLFDYGSDKIGKPTGIDIREKKMTLPLIYTLEHATPDIRRRIINIVKNHNTDKDKVAEVIDLVKKSGGIEYTQEKMFQYRDEALAVLHSFPANDIRAGLETLVRYTTDRTF from the coding sequence ATGGACGAAATTAAACACCTGATCAGTAAGGAATTACAGGATTTTGAAAGCAAATTCTCTGACGCTGTAAAAAGTCATGTCCCATTGCTGGACAGGATCATGCATTACATCGTTAAACGTAAAGGCAAGCAGATCAGACCCATGTTTGTGCTCCTATCGGCAAAACTCTTTAATAATAATATACAGGAAAGCACATACAGAGCTGCAGCCCTGGTTGAACTGCTTCATACCGCCACTCTCGTTCATGACGACGTAGTGGATGACGCCAACGAAAGACGCGGCTTCTTTTCCATCAATGCACTGTGGAAAAACAAAATAGCCGTGCTGGTAGGTGACTACCTCCTTTCTAAAGGATTACTGCTTTCAGTAGATAATAATGAATTCAGATCTCTGAAGATCCTCTCAGAAGCCGTAAAGGAAATGAGTGAAGGTGAACTGCTCCAGATCGAAAAGACCCGTAAGCTGAATATTAAAGAAGATATCTATTTCGAAATCATCCGTCGTAAAACCGCCTCCCTCCTCGCCTCTGCCTGCGCAGCTGGCGCCTGGAGCACCACCAATGACGATGAAACAACCGAAAAGATGCGCCTGTTCGGTGAAAAAGTAGGTGTCGCCTTCCAGATCAAAGATGACCTCTTCGATTATGGCTCCGATAAAATCGGTAAACCCACCGGTATCGATATCCGCGAGAAAAAAATGACCCTCCCGCTCATTTATACCCTCGAACACGCAACGCCTGATATCCGCAGACGTATTATTAATATTGTCAAAAATCACAACACCGATAAAGACAAAGTCGCAGAAGTAATCGACCTGGTAAAAAAATCAGGTGGTATTGAATATACACAGGAGAAAATGTTCCAGTACCGCGATGAAGCACTCGCCGTTCTGCATAGCTTCCCGGCTAATGATATCCGCGCCGGACTGGAAACATTGGTTAGATATACAACAGATCGTACTTTTTAA
- the recJ gene encoding single-stranded-DNA-specific exonuclease RecJ, which produces MQKRWTVRSYQPKQEALLQSSLRIHPLLCRLLVQRGMHTYDESRLFFRPTLADLHDPWLMKDMDKAVSRIEQAFFHREKILVFGDYDVDGTTAVATVYDFLHSLYNNIEFYIPHRYKEGYGISTQGIEYARDNEFTLIITLDCGIKAIDQIKWAADNGIDFIICDHHLPDAILPPAVAILNPKQYDCPYPYKELSGCGIGYKLISAFAQKKGIPDEQVHRYLDLVATSIAADIVPMTGENRVLAFHGLKKVNSAPLAGIQALIELSGLKEQLTISNLVFVIAPRVNAAGRMDDARKAVNLFVETDKDKAMEIAKVLHADNFDRKEIDGNITKEAVELLQNDLTLKDKKSTVLYKPDWHKGVVGIVASRLIDKYYYRPTIILTLSNDKVAGSARSVTGFNVYEAIHQCKDLLENYGGHFYAAGMTLKPENVEAFQQKFEEVVATTINPDLLVPEIVIDTEIHLKDITPAFFNILRQFEPLGPENLRPVFLVRNVVDSGYSRLVKDEHIKFSVKQGKSPNALTGIGFYMSEKFHIVSSKQPFDMAFTIDENEWNGKMNLQLKVIDIRAHH; this is translated from the coding sequence ATGCAGAAACGCTGGACAGTACGATCTTATCAACCTAAACAGGAAGCATTGCTCCAGTCGTCTTTACGTATACACCCATTGCTGTGCCGACTCCTCGTACAAAGAGGTATGCACACCTACGACGAATCCAGGCTCTTTTTCAGACCCACACTCGCAGATCTGCACGATCCGTGGTTGATGAAAGACATGGATAAAGCAGTATCCCGTATCGAACAGGCTTTCTTCCACCGGGAGAAAATACTGGTGTTCGGAGACTATGACGTGGATGGAACAACCGCTGTAGCAACCGTATACGACTTTCTGCACTCCTTATATAATAATATAGAATTTTACATTCCTCACCGGTATAAAGAAGGTTACGGTATCTCCACACAAGGCATAGAATACGCCAGAGATAACGAATTCACGCTCATCATCACACTGGATTGCGGCATCAAAGCCATCGACCAGATAAAATGGGCAGCCGACAACGGAATCGACTTCATTATATGTGATCATCACCTGCCAGATGCAATCCTGCCACCTGCCGTAGCCATCCTGAATCCAAAACAATACGACTGCCCTTATCCTTATAAAGAACTAAGCGGCTGTGGTATCGGATATAAACTGATTTCAGCCTTCGCGCAGAAAAAAGGAATCCCGGATGAACAGGTACACCGCTATCTCGATCTCGTGGCCACCAGTATCGCAGCTGATATTGTCCCCATGACAGGCGAAAACAGGGTACTGGCCTTTCACGGATTAAAAAAGGTGAACTCCGCTCCCCTCGCAGGTATACAGGCACTGATAGAACTCAGCGGACTGAAAGAACAACTCACCATCTCCAATCTTGTATTTGTCATCGCGCCAAGGGTTAACGCTGCCGGCCGTATGGACGACGCCAGAAAAGCAGTGAACCTCTTTGTCGAAACAGACAAAGACAAAGCAATGGAGATCGCCAAAGTATTACACGCAGATAATTTCGACAGAAAAGAAATTGATGGCAACATCACCAAAGAAGCGGTCGAACTGCTGCAGAACGATCTGACCTTAAAAGATAAAAAGTCTACCGTACTCTATAAACCCGACTGGCACAAAGGTGTCGTTGGAATCGTTGCGTCAAGACTGATCGATAAATATTATTACCGCCCTACCATCATTCTCACACTCAGCAATGATAAAGTGGCCGGCTCCGCACGTTCCGTAACCGGTTTCAATGTATACGAAGCCATACACCAGTGTAAAGACCTGCTGGAAAACTACGGCGGACATTTTTACGCTGCTGGTATGACGCTGAAACCTGAAAATGTGGAAGCTTTTCAGCAAAAGTTTGAAGAAGTAGTGGCGACGACCATCAATCCGGATCTCCTCGTACCCGAGATTGTAATCGATACCGAAATCCACCTGAAAGATATTACACCTGCCTTTTTTAATATATTACGTCAGTTCGAACCACTGGGACCAGAAAATCTACGCCCCGTTTTCCTCGTAAGAAACGTGGTTGACAGCGGATATTCACGTCTTGTCAAAGATGAACATATTAAGTTCTCCGTTAAACAGGGTAAATCTCCTAACGCATTAACGGGCATAGGATTCTACATGTCTGAAAAATTCCACATCGTGAGCAGTAAACAGCCCTTCGATATGGCCTTCACGATCGATGAAAATGAGTGGAATGGCAAGATGAACCTGCAATTGAAGGTCATCGATATCAGAGCACATCACTAA
- a CDS encoding alpha/beta hydrolase-fold protein, giving the protein MKRRAINRFIYVLLIAVLGSIVACSKRNESAVPGGGNGTDTIPDPPKEDVFTPQTPGITVQTADYKQGNIAEYLLYIPDTYNDMKSYKWPVVIFLHGVGEIGNDIDVIRQVGLPRVVKGKPFVMIAPQCTAVWWNTDVLQQLYKEVLKKYHVDSSRIYLTGLSMGGFGTWNWAQTSPEKFAAIVPICGIGTPSQACVLKQMPVWAFHNADDPTVTVAGSRDMVNALKSCGSSLVKYTETPTGGHDAWTKAYADTALYSWMLRQHQ; this is encoded by the coding sequence ATGAAAAGAAGAGCAATTAACAGATTTATTTATGTACTACTTATTGCAGTATTGGGTAGTATAGTAGCCTGTTCTAAGCGGAATGAATCAGCGGTACCCGGCGGAGGCAATGGAACAGACACCATTCCGGACCCTCCCAAGGAAGATGTTTTTACACCACAGACGCCTGGCATTACCGTACAGACGGCCGATTACAAACAAGGCAACATCGCTGAATACCTGCTTTATATTCCTGACACCTATAATGACATGAAAAGTTATAAGTGGCCGGTAGTGATCTTCCTGCATGGTGTGGGAGAGATAGGCAATGATATAGATGTGATCAGACAAGTAGGATTGCCCAGGGTGGTGAAAGGAAAGCCGTTTGTGATGATTGCGCCACAATGTACTGCGGTGTGGTGGAATACAGATGTATTGCAGCAGTTGTATAAAGAAGTGTTGAAGAAGTATCATGTGGATTCTTCCAGGATTTATTTAACAGGATTGAGCATGGGTGGTTTCGGAACCTGGAACTGGGCGCAGACGAGTCCTGAGAAATTTGCCGCTATCGTACCGATCTGCGGTATTGGTACGCCATCACAAGCTTGTGTACTGAAGCAGATGCCGGTATGGGCTTTTCATAATGCGGATGATCCTACGGTAACAGTGGCAGGATCCAGGGATATGGTAAATGCATTGAAATCATGTGGGAGTAGTCTGGTGAAGTATACGGAGACGCCCACCGGCGGGCATGATGCGTGGACGAAGGCTTATGCGGATACGGCTTTATATAGCTGGATGCTGAGACAACATCAATGA
- the htpG gene encoding molecular chaperone HtpG, with translation MQKGAIRVQTENIFPIIKKFLYSDHEIFIRELVSNAVDATQKLKTLASVGEFKGELGTPEITVTLDKEKKTLTISDMGVGMTAEEVDKYINQVAFSGAEEFLNKYKGQTDGANIIGHFGLGFYSSFMVSNKVEIFTKSHKPDTAAVRWECDGSPEYELEETSKESRGTDIVLHINEESEEFLDDSRIQNILEKFCKFLPVPVKFADKQLNNTNPAWTKKPAELTTEDYQNFYKELYPYAEAPLFWIHLNVDYPFNLTGILYFPKIGKSFEVQKDKISLYSNQVFVTDEVKDIVPEFLMLLHGVIDSPDIPLNVSRSYLQGDPNVKKISSYITKKVADKLDEIFRNDRKSFEEKWESIGLFAKYGMMTDDKFSEKANKFLLLEEITEPGKFYTLEEYKTEAAALQTNKDNKLVVLYATNAVQQDSYIQAAKNKGYKIVKLDNIVDAAFINNMEPRWDSMLFTRVDADIADNLINVDEKNESVLSTDQETKLKELFGHIPQEHVKVELKGLSADAQPVIVTRPEFMRRMKDMAAVGGAGMSWYANMPDEINMTVNANHPIYLQILEEADNDKQQKQVRNLADLALLSQNLLTGADLTAFVNRSVELMSAEKKN, from the coding sequence ATGCAGAAAGGAGCAATACGTGTTCAGACAGAGAACATATTCCCCATTATTAAGAAATTCCTCTATTCAGACCATGAGATCTTCATCCGCGAGCTGGTAAGTAATGCAGTGGATGCTACTCAAAAATTAAAGACACTGGCCAGTGTTGGTGAGTTCAAAGGTGAGCTGGGCACCCCTGAAATTACGGTGACATTAGACAAGGAAAAGAAGACATTGACCATATCCGATATGGGTGTGGGTATGACTGCAGAAGAAGTAGATAAATACATTAATCAGGTGGCGTTTTCAGGAGCGGAAGAGTTCCTGAATAAATATAAAGGACAGACAGACGGTGCTAATATCATTGGTCATTTCGGTCTTGGTTTTTACTCCTCATTTATGGTGAGTAACAAGGTGGAGATCTTCACAAAATCTCACAAACCTGATACTGCTGCTGTGCGTTGGGAGTGTGATGGCAGTCCGGAGTATGAACTGGAAGAAACCAGTAAAGAAAGCCGTGGTACTGATATCGTGCTGCACATCAACGAAGAGAGTGAAGAGTTTCTGGATGACAGCCGTATTCAGAACATCCTGGAGAAATTCTGTAAGTTCCTGCCAGTACCTGTAAAATTTGCAGACAAGCAGCTGAATAATACGAATCCGGCGTGGACAAAGAAACCTGCTGAACTGACTACGGAAGATTATCAGAATTTCTATAAGGAATTGTATCCTTATGCAGAGGCTCCGTTGTTCTGGATCCACCTGAATGTTGACTATCCGTTCAACCTTACAGGTATCCTGTATTTCCCTAAGATCGGTAAGAGCTTTGAAGTACAGAAAGACAAGATCAGCCTGTATTCCAACCAGGTATTTGTAACAGATGAAGTGAAGGATATCGTACCGGAATTCCTGATGTTGCTGCATGGTGTGATTGATAGTCCGGATATTCCGCTGAACGTGAGCCGTAGCTATCTGCAGGGCGATCCGAATGTGAAAAAGATCAGTTCTTATATCACGAAGAAAGTGGCTGACAAACTGGATGAGATCTTCCGTAACGATCGTAAGAGCTTTGAAGAGAAATGGGAATCTATCGGACTGTTTGCCAAGTATGGTATGATGACTGATGACAAGTTTTCTGAGAAGGCGAACAAGTTCCTGTTGCTGGAAGAAATCACCGAGCCAGGTAAGTTTTATACACTGGAAGAATATAAGACGGAAGCAGCTGCGTTGCAGACAAACAAAGACAACAAACTGGTTGTATTGTATGCTACAAATGCAGTACAACAGGATAGTTACATTCAGGCAGCGAAGAACAAAGGCTATAAGATCGTAAAGCTGGATAACATTGTGGATGCAGCGTTTATCAACAATATGGAGCCAAGATGGGATAGTATGCTGTTTACCCGTGTGGATGCTGATATTGCTGATAACCTGATCAACGTTGATGAGAAGAATGAAAGTGTATTATCTACTGATCAGGAAACAAAACTGAAAGAGTTATTCGGACATATTCCACAGGAACATGTTAAAGTAGAACTGAAAGGTCTGAGCGCTGATGCACAGCCGGTAATTGTGACCCGTCCTGAGTTTATGCGCCGTATGAAAGATATGGCTGCCGTTGGTGGCGCAGGTATGAGCTGGTATGCAAATATGCCTGACGAAATCAACATGACGGTGAATGCAAATCACCCGATTTATCTGCAGATACTGGAAGAAGCGGATAATGATAAACAACAGAAACAGGTACGTAATCTTGCAGATCTGGCGCTGTTGTCACAAAACCTGCTCACCGGTGCTGATCTGACCGCATTCGTGAACAGAAGTGTGGAATTAATGAGTGCAGAAAAGAAAAATTAG